The following are encoded in a window of Oreochromis aureus strain Israel breed Guangdong linkage group 10, ZZ_aureus, whole genome shotgun sequence genomic DNA:
- the LOC120442162 gene encoding uncharacterized protein LOC120442162, protein MLNPAEEADDSEQQGVRSSNRERHLTEKGKEMQEYEAKKNEKAFNKAYDTWKKAAKEIRTKLKTFCSPEELNNASHEIRDKHAVVQQHYEPIRRSQSMTPDIVKRMDACAVLTTDICEVIAKRQENIDQLFNDRLEKERVRVMLNKKDYGSVFGDTKTETSFPEGSVAHSKADSTGSREVEAEAELAAKVEQAKATQEILAQETKISQMENEWKIKEVETKAKLEEEKTKLQQLKADSEVKVAAARVRALSAQNDIESHDQVSCYNLENSGNLPNSAPRLSLNPRAPTFRPHNTSPEQEELSIVQALASSLTLNRLPVPEPTIFSGDPLKFMDWKVSFMALIGDKPLPVCEKMLYLKSYLAGEARKAVEGYFFRNSEQAYAGIWSVLEERYGSPFVIQRAFRAKLTKWPKIAANDPIALREFADFLQSCAEAIPQVKGLDILNDCEENHKLLRKLPEWIVQRWSRIVVEELDKSQDYPNFARFTKFIQNEAKVVCNPVASPFLMSERASEERHVKRAKALSTTSQPKSPPIPVSISRPKPPCLFCKEESHGIAKCPAFAAKTSDDKRVFIQENHLCFGCLKRGHVTKECRGRHSCSKCGRRHPTCLHTERVNEPKERKTEDSKSPDEGAKKEVHNVMTHVLTRKTSSTSSIVPVFVSVASEPEKEILTYALLDTQSDSSFILEDLASELNVDAQPVQLKLSTMTSVDTVVASKLANNLQVRGFDSETRVRIEQAYSRDFIPVDKSHIPTKETALQWPHLESLADKLQPLQNCEVGLLIGYDCPSALAPLEIVTGKISEPFAQRTLLGWSIIGSGNPHLDREGNQSYVHRITVKEMPIPSATDVLKVLETDFNERNYEDKYVSQDDVRFIQILSDAIKQRPDGHYEMPLPFKGNDPPALPNNKKLATVRLQHLKKRLKADKQYHEHYCSFMRDIISSGDAELAPPLSDGETAWYIPHHGVYHPKKPAKLRVVFDCSAKFLGVSLNDTLLTGPDMINSLVGVLCRFRKENVAIICDIERMFHQFSVCPDMRNYLRFLWWQDGQLDTEPREYRMAVHLFGASSSPGCANFGLKYLAQQHKADYPKASEFVEQNFYVDDGLTSVPSVKEAQELITKTQALCRLGGLHLHKFNSNQSDALSQLETSDRADTTEPLDLKPDTAAEGHVLGIQWSIKNDTFSFKINTKDQPPTRRSILSVISSLYDPLGFVAPFTLRGKSILQELCRRGTEWDDPLPDNLRSRWEDWKDGLERLKSVAVPRCYHPPELTDIVKVELHHFCDASDSGYGACSYIRYLSNEKVHCSLVMAKARVAPTKVTSIPRLELSAAVTSARMSSMLNAELQMCINEEFFWTDSQVVLAYINNEARRFHVFVANRVQLIRQTTDPKQWHYIDTAQNPADYASRGLSASEIMSTCWLSGPKFLWEHDISYAPSPSAVLLVGDPEVKAVKALTTLTSEQDNILSRLSRFSSWSMLLKVVARIKRLRSSKAQYRNFVTVDERKTAADTIIKLLQQQAFSREMEVLKVGDNLQSSSPLFRVDPVLDQGLLRVGGRLKKSTLCQGLKHPIILPKDHHITKLIITHFHAQIFHQGRSQTLMEIRSNGFWVIGGSKEVAKLISKCVQCRKLRRSPEEQRMSELPKERVEISDPFMYCGMDCFGPFVTKQGRKEHKRYGLLFTCLSSRAVHIEMLEDLSTDSFINALRCFISLRGAVCKLYSDQGTNFIGAKNELRESLKQCDTDALEAFLANKQCEFVFNAPSASHAGGVWERQIRTIRNVLNATIAQCQGRLDDSSLRTLFYEAMFIVNGRPLSVDGINDPKSPEPLTPNHLILMKSKVALPPPGKFVKEDLYARKRWRRVQYLTEQFWSRWKREYLLNISTRQKWHVPRRNLKVNDIVIIKEDMLPRNQWQLARVVEAPEEDDGLVRRVKLQVGDRGLIKKQGTAHKPHIVERPVQKLVVLLENN, encoded by the coding sequence ATGTTGAACCCTGCTGAAGAAGCTGACGACTCAGAGCAACAAGGAGTAAGATCCAGCAATCGTGAAAGGCATTTAACTGAAAAAGGTAAAGAAATGCAGGAATATGAGgcaaagaaaaatgagaagGCATTTAACAAAGCTTATGACACTTGGAAGAAGGCAGCTAAAGAAATCAGAACAAAGCTGAAAACTTTCTGCTCACCTGAAGAGTTAAATAATGCCAGTCATGAAATAAGAGACAAGCACGCCGTAGTACAACAGCATTATGAACCCATTCGCCGCAGCCAATCCATGACGCCAGACATTGTTAAGCGAATGGATGCTTGTGCAGTGCTAACAACGGACATTTGTGAAGTTATTGCTAAACGACAGGAAAATATCGATCAGCTCTTTAACGATCGCCTTGAAAAGGAAAGAGTTCGAGTGATGTTAAACAAAAAGGACTATGGTTCTGTGTTTGGTGATACAAAAACCGAAACGTCGTTCCCAGAGGGTTCAGTCGCACACTCAAAGGCAGATTCTACTGGCAGTCGTGAGGTGGAAGCAGAAGCTGAACTTGCAGCCAAAGTGGAACAAGCAAAGGCCACACAAGAAATATTGGCACAGGAAACCAAGATCAGCCAAATGGAAAATGAGTGGAAAATAAAGGAAGTGGAAACAAAGGCAAAGTTGGAGGAGGAAAAGACTAAACTTCAACAGTTAAAGGCAGACAGTGAAGTGAAAGTAGCAGCTGCACGAGTAAGAGCCCTTAGCGCTCAAAATGACATTGAAAGCCATGATCAAGTGTCCTGCTACAACTTAGAAAATTCTGGAAATCTCCCCAACAGCGCACCACGGCTCTCTTTAAATCCACGAGCACCGACATTTAGACCTCACAATACTTCTCCAGAACAAGAAGAACTTAGCATAGTTCAGGCCCTTGCCAGCTCTCTTACCCTAAACAGGCTTCCTGTACCTGAGCCCACTATCTTTAGTGGCGACCCCCTAAAGTTTATGGATTGGAAGGTATCCTTTATGGCACTAATTGGTGACAAACCTTTACCTGTGTGTGAGAAAATGTTATATCTAAAGAGCTATCTTGCAGGTGAAGCACGAAAGGCAGTAGAGGGATATTTCTTCCGCAACAGTGAGCAGGCATACGCAGGCATTTGGAGCGTTCTAGAGGAAAGGTATGGCAGCCCATTTGTTATCCAAAGAGCCTTTAGGGCTAAACTCACAAAATGGCCTAAAATAGCTGCCAATGATCCCATAGCGCTGAGGGAGTTTGCAGATTTTCTCCAAAGCTGTGCTGAGGCTATCCCTCAAGTCAAAGGCCTAGATATCCTTAATGATTGTGAGGAAAATCACAAGCTTCTAAGAAAACTGCCTGAGTGGATAGTGCAGAGATGGAGCCGCATTGTGGTGGAGGAGCTAGACAAAAGCCAAGACTACCCCAACTTCGCTCGCTTTACAAAGTTCATACAAAATGAAGCTAAAGTAGTTTGCAATCCTGTTGCTTCACCATTCCTAATGAGCGAAAGGGCATCAGAAGAGCGGCACGTTAAAAGAGCGAAGGCACTCAGTACTACCTCCCAACCAAAGTCTCCACCAATCCCAGTATCTATTTCTAGACCTAAACCCCCATgtttgttttgcaaagaagaatcgCACGGCATAGCTAAGTGTCCTGCTTTTGCAGCAAAAACTAGTGATGACAAAAGAGTTTTCATTCAGGAAAATCATCTCTGCTTTGGATGTTTGAAAAGGGGTCATGTAACCAAAGAATGCAGAGGACGTCACTCCTGTAGTAAGTGTGGTCGGCGTCACCCCACCTGTCTACACACAGAAAGAGTGAATGAACCTAAAGAGAGGAAAACTGAGGATTCTAAATCCCCAGATGAAGGTGCAAAGAAGGAAGTGCATAATGTTATGACTCATGTACTAACAAGGAAAACATCTTCCACATCCAGCATAGTACCAGTATTTGTGTCAGTTGCATCTGAGCCTGAGAAAGAAATACTTACATATGCCCTGCTTGACACCCAGAGTGACTCATCCTTTATTTTAGAGGATTTGGCTTCAGAACTAAATGTAGACGCCCAACCAGTGCAGTTAAAGCTTAGCACCATGACTTCCGTCGACACAGTGGTCGCAAGTAAACTTGCTAACAACTTACAGGTGCGTGGGTTTGACTCTGAGACTCGTGTCCGAATAGAACAAGCCTACTCTCGTGACTTTATCCCAGTTGACAAGTCTCATATCCCTACCAAGGAAACTGCACTACAGTGGCCACACCTTGAAAGCTTGGCTGACAAGTTACAGCCATTGCAGAACTGTGAAGTAGGTCTGTTGATTGGTTATGACTGCCCATCAGCACTAGCCCCCCTAGAGATCGTCACAGGCAAAATAAGCGAGCCTTTCGCACAAAGAACCTTACTAGGATGGAGTATTATTGGTTCTGGTAATCCCCACCTAGACAGAGAAGGTAACCAGAGTTATGTGCACAGGATCACGGTCAAAGAAATGCCCATACCATCAGCTACAGATGTACTCAAAGTCCTAGAGACTGACTTTAATGAGAGAAACTATGAGGACAAGTATGTATCACAGGATGATGTTCGCTTCATACAAATCCTCAGTGATGCAATAAAACAAAGACCAGATGGACACTATGAGATGCCGCTTCCCTTCAAGGGCAATGATCCGCCAGCTCTTCCCAACAACAAGAAGCTAGCCACAGTCCGACTGCAACACCTGAAGAAAAGGCTAAAGGCTGATAAACAGTATCATGAACATTACTGTTCCTTTATGAGAGACATTATCAGCAGTGGTGATGCAGAATTAGCCCCTCCTTTGTCTGATGGCGAGACTGCATGGTACATCCCACACCACGGGGTATATCACCCGAAAAAACCAGCCAAGCTAAGAGTCGTCTTTGACTGTTCAGCAAAATTTCTCGGTGTCTCATTAAACGACACTCTTCTCACAGGTCCAGATATGATCAACTCATTGGTGGGGGTACTCTGTCGTTTCAGGAAGGAAAATGTAGCCATAATCTGTGATATCGAGAGAATGTTCCACCAGTTCTCTGTTTGTCCAGACATGCGCAACTATCTGAGATTTCTGTGGTGGCAGGATGGACAATTAGACACAGAACCCAGAGAGTACAGAATGGCTGTACATCTATTCGGTGCCAGTTCATCCCCTGGATGTGCTAATTTCGGCCTGAAATACTTAGCACAACAGCACAAAGCAGACTATCCTAAGGCCTCAGAGTTTGTTGAACAGAACTTTTATGTAGACGATGGTCTAACTAGCGTCCCATCAGTTAAAGAGGCACAAGAACTCATCACCAAAACGCAAGCACTTTGTAGACTCGGCGGTCTACATCTGCACAAGTTCAACTCAAACCAAAGTGATGCGCTTTCCCAGCTGGAAACCTCAGACAGAGCAGACACCACAGAACCACTCGATCTCAAACCTGACACAGCAGCTGAAGGCCATGTGCTCGGCATCCAGTGGTCAATCAAAAATGACACtttcagtttcaaaataaacactAAGGACCAGCCTCCTACTCGCCGGAGCATACTGTCAGTGATCTCATCCCTGTATGACCCACTAGGGTTCGTAGCTCCCTTCACCTTAAGAGGCAAGAGTATCCTACAGGAACTGTGTCGCAGAGGCACTGAATGGGATGACCCCCTTCCCGACAACTTACGTTCACGGTGGGAGGACTGGAAAGATGGTTTGGAAAGACTAAAATCGGTTGCAGTGCCTAGATGTTACCACCCACCAGAACTAACAGACATTGTAAAGGTGGAACTGCATCACTTTTGTGATGCTAGTGATTCAGGATATGGTGCATGCTCCTATATTAGGTACCTCAGCAACGAGAAGGTCCACTGTAGTCTTGTTATGGCTAAGGCAAGAGTCGCACCTACCAAGGTCACCAGTATCCCACGATTAGAACTCTCAGCCGCAGTCACATCAGCCAGAATGAGCAGCATGCTAAACGCGGAGCTTCAGATGTGCATTAATGAAGAGTTCTTTTGGACTGACTCCCAAGTAGTCTTAGCCTATATTAACAACGAGGCACGACGGTTCCACGTCTTTGTTGCCAACCGGGTTCAGTTAATTAGGCAAACTACAGATCCCAAACAGTGGCACTACATTGACACAGCTCAGAATCCTGCAGATTACGCCTCTAGAGGGCTCAGTGCATCAGAGATCATGTCAACATGTTGGTTGTCTGGTCCAAAGTTTCTGTGGGAACATGACATTTCATATGCACCCAGCCCCTCTGCTGTGTTGTTGGTAGGGGATCCAGAAGTCAAAGCAGTCAAAGCTCTCACAACTCTGACAAGTGAACAAGACAATATCCTCAGCCGTTTGTCAAGGTTTTCAAGCTGGTCAATGCTCCTTAAAGTGGTTGCAAGGATAAAAAGATTGAGATCCAGCAAAGCTCAGTATAGAAACTTTGTAACAGTAGACGAACGGAAAACAGCTGCTGACACAATAATAAAGCTTCTTCAGCAGCAGGCCTTTTCCCGAGAGATGGAAGTGTTGAAGGTGGGAGATAACCTTCAGAGTTCAAGTCCCCTCTTTAGAGTAGATCCAGTACTAGATCAAGGGCTTCTCCGTGTTGGAggaagactgaagaagtcaacACTCTGTCAGGGACTTAAGCACCCCATCATCCTCCCGAAAGACCATCACATTACAAAGTTGATCATTACTCATTTTCACGCACAGATTTTTCATCAAGGCAGAAGTCAAACTCTTATGGAAATCAGATCAAACGGATTTTGGGTGATTGGTGGGAGCAAGGAAGTTGCAAAACTAATAAGCAAATGTGTTCAATGTCGAAAACTACGACGTTCACCAGAAGAACAACGCATGTCTGAACTTCCAAAGGAACGAGTTGAAATCTCAGATCCTTTCATGTATTGTGGAATGGACTGTTTCGGACCATTTGTCACAAAACAAGGTCGTAAAGAGCATAAAAGGTATGGACTCCTCTTTACATGTCTTTCCTCACGTGCAGTCCACATTGAGATGCTTGAGGATCTTTCTACTGACTCTTTCATCAACGCTCTGAGATGTTTCATCAGCTTAAGAGGAGCTGTTTGTAAGTTGTACAGTGACCAGGGTACAAACTTCATTGGAGCCAAAAATGAGCTGAGAGAGTCTCTTAAACAATGCGACACAGATGCCTTAGAAGCATTCCTTGCCAATAAACAGTGTGAGTTCGTATTCAATGCCCCATCTGCTAGCCACGCAGGAGGTGTGTGGGAACGACAGATTCGAACCATCCGCAATGTTCTCAATGCCACCATTGCTCAATGCCAAGGCAGGCTGGATGACAGCTCTCTAAGAACTCTATTCTATGAGGCGATGTTTATCGTTAATGGCCGACCACTGAGCGTCGATGGAATCAATGATCCTAAATCTCCTGAACCTCTAACTCCAAATCACCTCATATTGATGAAATCAAAGGTTGCACTGCCTCCACCAGGAAAGTTCGTGAAAGAGGACTTGTATGCAAGGAAGCGGTGGCGCAGAGTACAGTATCTCACTGAGCAGTTTTGGAGTAGATGGAAAAGAGAGTACCTTCTGAACATATCTACGAGACAGAAATGGCACGTACCACGTCGAAATCTTAAAGTTAATGACATAGTCATTATCAAAGAAGACATGCTTCCCAGAAATCAGTGGCAACTGGCTCGAGTGGTTGAAGCACCAGAAGAAGATGACGGTTTGGTCCGCAGAGTCAAGCTTCAAGTTGGCGATCGAGGCTTAATAAAGAAGCAGGGAACAGCACACAAACCTCACATAGTTGAGCGACCTGTTCAAAAGCTTGTAGTTCTATTAGAAAATAACTAA